The nucleotide sequence ttcaatttttggtctgattttttaattgaaaaaatcaaactaattgaACCAACCGAACtttaaaatgatgttattttaatatttataaaacgacgtcaattttttttaattttgtgcaTTTTCTATTGGTTACttcaaattttttggaattcttCGATTTAATTCGTTTCGGTTTATACAATTTGAGTTTAGTTTTTTTAGTTATCGATTAGTTCGATTTTTTCGGATTAATCAATTGgctcgattcaatttttttcatcaatttaatttaatcaattagtgAATTTCAATTGATTTAGTAATCGAACTAATCGCCTGCACACTACATTTATGTTCCAACGACAGTTAGTGACTTTCAATGTCTAACATCCCcctgttgttgtactttttgtatattaattttgatgataaaaaatatatatggacttaatccctaagtcataagtcaaaattatgattttcaacatatatcaatttcaatatcaaatattattttattcaaatgaaaaccaaaatagttttatatggagatttgcaaaaccaagtattatgatttaaaagaatctatcctaaagtgattttcaaaattagccttgaaatcattagtcaaaatattctaaggcaaaagaccaactagaacatgtttttgaaaatgtgttcattttgaaaaactatctctcggtattttgatatctaatatctattggtgttaaaacgatttttaatgaatttttcattaaatagaaaatatatattttggaggtgctAATATTGATAAATTTGAGTTAAttgtactaaaatccaaattctactttcttatagttatggattttgattttctaaatattttattgaatccaaataggggtactttattatttatatttatgtattaaagtaaatggaatgtaaaatataaataaaaaaatgtggacatttacttaaactaaataaatgtaaatatactatgatgtatacatgttgtggattgtgttttcaagtatattattcttaaaatctgtcatgtttctgtgcatgtttcgaaatccttttgaaaaggttttcaataatttttgtgtatgctatttcgaaacatctttgCAATGCATGTATTTTCAAACcaggttttgaactatgtttcgaaacttatatgtcatgtttcaaaacctcattttcagaaaagtatgtttcgaaacatatatatatatcatgtttcgaaacctctaacATTCTGTCAGCAGATCATTTAAAAACCGAAATGcatttgttttgtaattttgtttttatcaatatcatttctttaatgcattctccatgctaatgacattcaaatttaaatttgaaaatggagatcaTTATTTAATCCTTGTGCCCATAAGATTCTTTAGAATCTATCTCCCATTATATTCTATCTTGAAGTGCTTATTATCCAACTGTAAAAGgctatatgtttcaaaaccttagtGTATTTCTGTGATGTCTCGAAAcctattaagtatgtttcgGAATCTACTTTTTTGTCTtctctctaacggttataaacAGTCAGATTGTTATAcctttatataaataataggaatttgaagataataaaAGATTGATCAAGCAAAAACAAGAGAGCACACACTAGATACACACACTCAAGCACAAGAGGAGATTAAAATGTTTGGTTGagctttcaaagaagatccacACACATCTTTCTCTTGTGCATTGAAAGTGAGAAGGAGAAGCAAGCTGAAACAAGAAGTTTCATCCTTCTAGCTCTCTTCATCTTAAGCCGGTATAAAGGTTTGTACATCCTCCGGTAAGACATTTATTGCtcattgggttgtaaaagataaaacgttatttatcttgtaaatGTTGTAAATGTTTGAGTTAAGCCTAAAACTTATTGTGTTAAAGGTTCGAGTTTAGctttaaaactcacttggtgtaagatttgagttaagcccgtaaaaactcacttggtgctagatTTGAATTGAGTCCATAAAAAATCACTTTGTAaagttttagggtgaaccgtagtaaaacccttgttgtggttgatcactagtaaaaattgattgggattgaaaaatcttttaaatGGGTAAACTTGAAAGTAGTAGACTAGGCGGGatgctgaaccactatatatcttatgtACAAGTGTTCTTTAGTttttgcttatcattattgcttattgcacatgctttcataagttttgttatcaaagtctaaaataaagttttttttgagtttaatcgtatacatacatacaaacatatctttgatatacgtACATTTGATATACTCTTATTTATGTATATCATCTTTGTTAAAGATcattagttttgaaatataagataaaagatttcgaatcaagcaaaataataaagtagatttcgaaacatatattttatatttcgaaacttgcaaAACAAAAagtcttatttcgaaacataacatttatatttcaaaacctagtATTTTACcatcaatcaaagttttaaattttcaaaaatttatataaattctaattCACCCAAgaggatatatttgccatcattaggaactAACACCCCCACCCGCGATCGGATTACCTTAGCAATACTAGTTCAATGGCCATCGATGGTAGCAGCCAGCCAAACtcacaatatttattttttgtttttctattatgttataattagaGGAGAAAAAGAGTGATAAATAAGAGTGAAAAATAATAGTGAAATGGGTATTTCATATTTAATAAGTACGACTACTAAGTCAGTGCataatctttcaaaattaaagaaatattttttaaatttcccTTAACCTTTATAAAATATGAGTGTACTGAATTAATCCTTCTGTTGTTAATCACCGaagggttaaaaaaaaaaaaaaatcaaaccttgtGTTGGGAAATATAATATTGTATTGCAGTTGCCCAACACACTCGCATTCTCCACTTCTATATCATCATCTTCCCGTGTTTGCTGCCTTATCTTTGAATTTCAGTGCTATTTGCCCATCCATACCACATAtgtaaacacacacacacacacacacacataagcTCTCCCATGCCTCTTCTCCCAATTATTCCCCTCCCTTTTcgtcttataattaattaaataaataatatagcaAAGTATATATGGATATGGATGTATATAGatcaaacatatatatgtgtgtgtgtgtgtgtgtgagttggATATGGATAAACTTGAAGCAGATGTGTCAATTCTTATTTAtgatattagaaaaaaaaaaaaaaacattctacTCTTgaaaaattagatgatgaattgaTGCATAAATGAGATGATGGCAAGATCTTGTGATGTTAATTATGAAAACCGCAATGGGAGATCAATATGTTGATGCATTTCATGGAAGGGTTCTTAACTAATGTCGGTAGAAATACAATTTTGTTAACAGCATTGTatcattcaaatgaaaaaaaaaaaagtgcttgATGTGACCATTGAAGTCAAATAATCTGTCTTTTTCTTGCATTCCTATAAATGCCAATCATTTGACATaagataaaagggaaaaaaaaaaaaacttattatcTAGggtatgaaattttttattttacgaGGATCAACAGATATAAATTAAGTAGTATAAAAACCGCACTTGACGTTGAAAACTTCACTAATATTGTCTGTGAAATAAAAGATGCCTGTGAGCTGGTCCACATCCATGCAACTTAGGAACTGCAATGCCACATTTTCTGTACTTGAGCCAAGTAGGGTTGCAAGTCCTCCAAGCGGTCCTACTACTCCTAGTCCCAAATAAGCATCTTCAATGTAAAGGTTCCCACTTCTTTGGTTGAAACTAAGGCTTAGGTCCCACACATATATTGGTGTCATGTCCATATCAGTATTGCCATCACAAAGTTCCTTGGCCCTTCAAACACAACAAAGGTTTTCTTGAAGATATAGTATTTCCTATAGAGTGCCGCACATCATGATTTTATCAATAGTTAGCATTTTTTAGTGCAAAATTATGGTGTTACATACTTTATTAGAGTTAACTTAGATCTCGTGCTATTATATGGGCACAAGTATAAGGGATGTAGATTTTTCATCCAAAATGTGTGCATGAATACAAAGGAAAGGAGTTTGTCATTACAATTCTATACCGTAGACTAATTGGGAAGGTCTTAATAGTTATATTATTTGTTctattaaattcataaattaccTTTAGATAACACTTCTAAATGAAGATTGTAGCATTATAAGtagtattaaaattaatttagaaccACAAGTATGTAGGCGTTTATTAAGAAGGTATTTTGAGATTGATATgagtcaaaatataaatttttcatgTCAACACCaagaacttaaaaaataaaaaaattattatagccCGATGTTGTATTAGTAGTCTAACTAAATGAGTGGGGTTCCAAGTTAAGGAGAAGGACGATCACCTGTTTGGAAAAGTATAGGCGAAGTCAACAAAGCCATGGTCTGGACCAAGCCACTTGAGAATCCTACTATCTGCAACACCAACGTAAGGCCCTTCGCGGAGGCAACAGCCCCGGGGCCGGTGGCCGTCGGTGGCAGCGGTATTGTGCTGAAGGATGAGTATTCGTCGTCGTAGGGAATATATACGACCAAGCGACGAAGAGAATAGAACGAAAAACATAGAGAGCAGCAGCCGCATGGCTGCCGCTTTGAACTCCAATTTACAGAAACGAAAAGGCTTGAAAATGAATGTCTCAGCGTTGGTGTACATATAGAGACATTTCCAACTTATGAATGACCCAATATTTGCATGGTGAGATTAATCCATCTGgctttttttctaattaattaattaattaacaagcaTGTGCTATGttgaaaacattttaaaaacaatttttatggTGAGTATAATACACTTTTGGTAGGTTTTGATATATAATGATATCATTagttactttatttttaaatttaaagtaattttataGTGCCTGACCAACCGAAccttaaaagtaaaataattgtTCACGAGACCAAAAAAAAGACATTATTTCGAACACCTCAACTTTCATCTTACTCTATTTATCACTTaaggttaattaatttaaaattatggaAACAAGCAActgaattattatatatatatatatatatatttagtcatTTGACTAAATTAGATGCTAATTATTATAGTATTTGAACCTGAAAACTTACATTTAAActggtttcaattttttttttctgtaattgagaaatttatatcacaaaaaaagaaaaattatacaCAAACAACGTTTGGGTATATATtgaacaataaataaaagaataagaaaaactaaatatagacCGGAGATATGAGACTCAAAGGGCAAAAACCCCAAAGAAGTTATAGGCTATTTGAGACAGATTAAGGGAAGGCGTCGTAAGTGGACCAAAGACAATCCCTGAAGAGATTGTAAGAATTGAGAGTAGATATGTACATTCTAACAGTGTTCTTGATCAGATGAGTCAATTGATCTGTCGAACGCTCTTGACTACGGAAACActtattattgtgtttatgcTAGATGTAATAGACCATCTCTTGAAGAACAAGCCACTTACCCACCTGTCACAGACCTTGCCACTCCATTCTGAAGGCCCAACATATCCCTCGATCCTAGTGGCACTAGCGACAACCAAATTTAACGTATCTCTAGAAGAGAAGGAAGTTCCATTTCAAATAAAGGGACTCAGAATATGTAACTATGCCATTCTGCAATTGTGTGACATAAGAAACATCCATTTGGAAAGGCAAGTACACATTGAGGCGATTAAGAGTTAGTTCGAAACCTATTATAtggagggtttttttttttgtagaatttttttatctaatttattattaatttagaacTTGTGCGTTTATACATTTGGTGGCagtgaaaaggaaaagtttAAGCAGCTTAAAAACAAGCAATTTGGTGGCCATACTTCTTCAAATGTGAGTTACTGGCAATTCTTAATAATGTGGCTTACATTCATCTTCCCTTCATTATACTCAATTGAGatggaaaaatgaaaactacCAAAAGGCAaaggtttctttctttttcttcttcttcttcttcttagaaAGGAAATGCCATAAGATCGGTGCTgcagccatttttttttttttcttagggTGTCAAACCCTACAAATGACTAAATATCACATTTACAAATACAACAAAACCTACCAATACGTAAACAAGATTGACCAGtctattatttgaataaagacatataataaataaataaataaataaagattctAGAAATAATTCCCTAGGTAAAGTACATTAATTAAGTGAGCCTATATGTTCCATCTTATGATGAatcttattatttataaaattaaattttagtccAATTTTTGTTCTCGCTTTATTCAAATTCGATATGTCGTCTCGAAATTTAGAACATTGTAATTAAGGGaagttttatttcttaaatgcaTGCCACAAGGCATGTCTTATTGGATCGCCAACCACTCAAGCTGAGCTGGCTGATACAAAGAGCGTAAAAATACTTCCATATATTTAGTTACCGGAACTTGCTCCGGGCTTTAAATGGCGATTCCCAGTGCCTTCACCTGTAAACACCGACGAAGTTAACTGCGTCACGTCGAGAGCCGGTGTATAACGCCCCATTTTGCTGAATAACAACGCTCACGGTCATGTTCTGATACTGCGCACTGAAATTCACTTGCGCCAAAACCATGCCAAAGATGTTGATCCTTTGTGCTAGAGGTGTTACCAGCGGCGGCTGTTGGTTGGTCAGCCTCATCGCCACCCAAAAGTCAGTCAACCCCGCCATCCTGATATTCACAGGGTTTCCGGGCAGGTTCAGGAAGGTCTCCACCGTGTTGGCTCTCAGACCCGTCAGCCAGAACCTCTGAATTCTCCGATTGTTGTACTCTGCAATCAGTAGAAAGGAGCCGTCCAGGCTGACCGCTACGCCGGTCGGCCGGCCCAGCCCTGTTAGTAGCACCTTCGACTCTCTGGTCCTTGGGTTATAGCTTATTAGCCTACCCGTTGAGTCTCTCTCAAAATTTGGATCTGTGATGTTTCTgtaaaaatcaagaaaagaaaagagaaaaatatgtcAAGATCATGGcgacaatattattatataacttgaaatttagatataatatatatttaatgacatttttcttaaatttaaaattaaaaaagcaaaagaaaattgaaatgaatTAAGTCTACCCAGCTCCATCAACATATCGTTGTAATTAATAATATCTtcctatataattttttataagaatatatatatatatatggcgtctcatttttataagaatttttttttccttttgaggGAGTGGACACCTCAAATGAGATTAATTTGTACCTTAGATCGAAGGTTAGACTAGCATCTGTTAAGTAAACCATTCCAGAAATCTGACTAACATCAATGCTAGTAAGGAAGCGGAAAGGCACGCCATCTGCACCGGTAGCAAGGCTGGTGGCAAGGCCGCCGCCCTGCCCTACTACACTGAGCCCCAAATAAGCATCTGCAATGTAGAGTTGGCGGGTTAAATAGTTGAACCTAAGGCCGAAGGGCTTCCCGCATATCGGCCCCAAATTCGGATCAGTTGTACCATCACACAGCCCATTACTcctgcaacaacaacaacaacaataatcataATAACGTATTAACAGTATACGAGATCGATTATatataaagaattctaatttaaCAGCCATTTCTAGCTCTCGCTGGCCGTCATAGGTTACCTTCTCGGCGAAGTAGTGGCAAAAACGGAGAACTGAGCCGTTGGACCCGCCGGCTTCTTGAGAATTCTACCATCGCCGACCCCGACGTAAAGTGCCCCGCCGACCAGTGGTACATCGAATGCGAGGGTCACAGGAGCTGAAGCTCGCGGTGGCAACGGGATAGAGCTAAAGGTTGAATATCGCTGGGAGAGCACCCCAATGGGGGAAGAGAATAGAAAGATGAGAATGGAGAGCATGATGGCCAACACTGTTTTGCGACTCAAGACGGTTTCCATATTGAAACAGATGAGACAGCTTGAAGCATCCCAAGTTCTTGCCATCGCAATTTATAGGGGCTTTTGCCTCCTTggtttgacatttttttttttcttcattttttgctTTGTTGTGCCATATTCAATTAATGCGCACGCAGTttatatttctatctttttagttttttgtaattgttgatTTGTAGTATAATACTGTACTTAATAATTAAACTGTTAagcttaataaaaataaattgaggtTTGCCCCTTAATCAATCTCCATCCCGATACCATTCCAAACATTAACATTGATATGTGAtcctatttcattttttatttaatatatatttcaaaatattgaggTTTGCAAACGTATCTTCTAGTATTACCATACACACTATATtcctaattacaattacaattatattaataaatgtatgAGAAAGTACATTAATTGTGGGTAGAGATGAACTCTTTTTTTCTTGAAGTTGACGCTCCTTggtgaaaaaattattatctcttTCAAAAATAAGGGGTCccataagaataataatatacattattattattattatttgctaacattttttttgttagtcttatcatattaatttttaaaagagtatATTGCACTcatcttaaataaaatttaagagatACTCCCTTATGTTGAGAGATTTCGCCACAATTTAGTCTTCAATGTTACCTAACTGTTATTAAATTTGATGTGGTATGCAAAATGCCCtgtgtctctctctttctttcaatGGAAGAGAAGAGCCCCACGAACCTAATCTACAACGCCCCCCACCCCCCCGCCCCCCTCTCATCAAAAtgtgaagaatttttttttaaaaaagccATAGCAACCCACATCATCAATGATCGGATTACCCTAGCAATACTAGTTCAACTGCCATCGGTGGTAGCAGCCAGCGAAAcccacaatattttttttttttttctattatgcTTTAATTTTgaggagaaagagagtgagaaataagaatgaaaaataatagtaaaatgGTTATTTCACACTTGATAAGTACAATAACTAAGTCAGTgcataatcttttaaaattaaagaaatgtttttttgaATTTCGCTTAACCCTATAAATATGAGTGTACTTAAACACTTTTGTTGTTAATTATCGAGGggttaaaaaaaatcaacccttGAGTTAGGAAATATAATATTGTATTACAGTTGCCCAACACACTCGCATTCTCCACTTCTATATATATCATCATCTTCTTGTGTTTGCTGccttatttttgaatttcagtGCTATTTGTCCATCCATACCACATATGTATccacgcgcgcgcgcgcgcgcgcacacacccacatatatatatatgctctctCATTCCTCTTCTCCCAATTATTCCCCTTCATTTTTgtcttataattatttaaattattaaaatagcaAAGTATGGATATGGATACATAGAGATCAAACATATACGCGTGTGTGTGTTGATGCAGTTAATTATGAGAACCGCATTGGGAGATCAATGTGTTGATGCAGTTGGAAGggatcttaattaattaatgtctcttctttaattttgttgaCTGATTCTCGATATTATGAGGAAATTGGACGATGATCTCTTGTCTTAATATTCCTAAATTAGGACAGattctatctctaaaatttagaaagaaGTTTTGATTCAGATATTTTCTATTcttgttttttgtatttttgatttCTTTGTAAAGTGTACagcatatcttttttttttttttttttgtgtatctTTTCTATATTGTATTCTTCTACCCTATTATCAGGGAATGTAATATAGTGTTCATTGTATCGAAagtaatagaattttttttccagTTCTTCCTACATCTTTCTGGtctaatttctacaattttattATTGACTGGGGGACctattatcttaattaattaggttAGGTAAGTTAACCCACAAgctatatatttaattaatagctTTTATGTTCCTCTTTTAATTTCTCTTATCTACTCCGTGTGTGGGGGGGCTTTAGGgtttggggagagagagagtttaattaattatatatgtttcccAACTGGTAAATGAGGTTAACCAACTGCAGAAACAAACAATTCGTCAATTGCAACTATTTACCACAAACAATTCCAACTGTTAAATGAGGTTAATTATGTTTCTCAAAGGACAAACTTTCGACAGATTTAAAGAAACTGTCGATCGTTTTAGTCTATACTAAAACgatcaacaaatcatttttatctcaaaagacTTTGATTATCACATATATCATTTTTACTTAAGCCTTGTGtatagtttgaaaaatattgcaactaagagtgtatactcttagatctttcttttcttgtatcattttttgtTATCCTAGCTTACATTGCTAGAAGGCGTACTTGCTTTATTAGAATGTTTGTATTTTCCTACCTTGATGCTAGGGGACCTATTTGAAATCAAGTAGGAGATTTAGTATAGACTGATTCAAAATTCTTAGTGAAGAGTTAAGAGAGTAGATTAAATTTGGTTTAAGCTAAACCACAATTAATAAATCGCTTGTGTGTTGTGTGTCCCtttattgtttctattttttatttcattattccaAGCATTTTTCTAAATCATCTTACATTGCATTAAAAATCTCattgttaaataaaaagaagttcaagttttatcaaattttaaaataacttaattCACCCCTTTTAAGTTGTGGTGCCCTTACTATACAATTATGGGCACCATTTTCTTACCCCTTTCTCGCCCACAAAACACAAACGCatgcctttatatatatatcctttaaGCTTAATTCTGAGAAGAAGCCATGGCCAAGATAAGGATTTCCCTTGCTTTCGTCGCGTTGGCTCTCATCCTCTCTATAGGTTTGGTAACGTTTTCACCTTCTATTGCGTATACATATCTAGTATAGAagcaatattaatttgatgaaatACATATTCgattttaaatgtataaaagcactgttttcaaatatttatcCTCCTGCAGAAAAGCAATGTTTGATAATATCTAGTTGCTTCTTTAAGAAAGTAGATTTAAACTGTTTAAAAGTAAACAGAAAAAATGACTTATTTAGCTTATAGTGACACTAATGTTTattacttaaatttaaaattaataaacaaaataacGCTTTTACTTACtaaatattatcatttttcttagggATTCAATcgaacaaaatcaaattttgctGAGATCGGGCTTGTCTTGACAAAAAAGCATTGAGCTTGAGCTCGAGTTCGACTCAACACTCGCGAGAAGCTTCTGTAGGTTGAGCTCAAGCTCAAACTCTGTTGTTAGTTTTGTCcaagaagaaattaaggaaaagagataaaaagaaaaagaaaggttaCATGTAAGATCTATATGAGAggtactacaaaaaaattgattttttgtggttgttttaaaaaattatcacaaaattcattaaaaaattaaatttaacggcgattttctaaaactgttgctaaatttaaaaaaaataaacaaattaaaattaaattaacatttgcgacaaTTTAtataaaccgccgcaaaattcattaaaaaattatattttacttaagaaaataattaaaaattaaattaataaaaataaatataaaattttaaaaataaatttaaaattgaatttaaattaatagaaaaattcattaaaattttaattttaaaaaataaaaataaatttaacaaaattttaatatataaaattttaataatttttaaaaaatatataaaatcctttttttatttttaatcaattaatttatttaatttaactcaattaatttatttttaatttattccattattcttttaaaaaataatcaataaataaaggtttttaaaatatattaaaaaatataaaatataattctaaaaattagttgttagcttagtatataatatatatatatatgtgcatatatgtcaAGGGGTGTTTCGCAGATTAGGCAGTTTGCGCGCATTAATTTTAGCAACGATTTCAAAATCacaactaaaattaaaaatttaatctttttattaattGTCGCGACAGTTTTGAAattgtcgctaaaattaaaaatttaatttttttaaattttttgcgacgatttcaAAACTACcattaaatattatagaaaccgccgctaaatcacttattttgcggcgattttttaaatcgctgcaaaaaatataattaacggCGGTTATTTTagcggttgctgaaaatcgccgctaaacaCTCCACTCCTAAATgccgatttttttgtagtgaagcAGAGTGAAGACCACGAATATTAAGAGATGCAGAGGGAAGACGATAAGAATGGACTGAGGGCGGACAATAAAGATGATGACggacactacaagaatttcgcATTTTAGCGATAGAaatatttcattgctaaatCAATTTAGTTACGGAACATATCCATCACTAAAGTGTTCGCCGGTAAATTTTTCTAGCGACGGATTTGTCTCTAATTTCATGATGGATTAGTGACGGAAATTTTTCCGttgttaaatataattttgtttaaatttagcggcaaaagttttcatctctaattcaaTTGTCCATATTGCTACCAAACAAAACAACCACGAATTAGAGATAGACTATTTTGTCActaataatgtaattttttttaaatttagtgatgaaaatttttatcactaaaacatattaaaatatatacataaaaaattaaaaaaatattttagcgaTCGAAATTTccattattaaattaaaaaaattacatttaacgACCAacatttccatcgctaaaatatattaaaaaaattacaaaatatttaaaaaatattttagcaacagaaaattttgttgctaaatttaaaaaaaattacatttagtgACACACATTTCTATCactaaaacatattaaaaaaattattttagcaacggaaattTTCATCGTTacgttataaaaaaaattaaaaatttatattttcagtgACAAAATGGCGTCACTAATTTTGtcgttaaaatatatttttttatctttttaaatataattaattattaaattaacctaattaatctgaaataattttaattctaatataaattaaaacaagaattatatagaaattataaaatttatttttacaaaataaaaattaatattcaaccacaatattaataagatttaaaatatcttactgactattacataaaaataactacgaaaattaatcatctggatCATCATCAGCATTAGGGGAGTTAGGCTAGTGAGTCAACCGTAGatgagaagaagacaaaaaacaagaaaacatgccACGAGTGGATATAGTAAGCTGTTCAATTAGAGCTCACATCTCAGACATCTGTCGTCGAACGTTGTTCAACTCTTAAGCCTGCAAGTttatcttttccatcatttcttGTATGACGGGATTTTCATTGAGGTCAGATGAGACAATGAATGAGCTGCCGATGCCGAAGAACTTTGATTGGGATAAGGATCATGTGTCGTAAATCCTCTTCTTGTTTTTCTAGCTAACAGCCTAAAGGAATATAAAGTCGCAATCTGGCTCGCGAAGCTCCTTAAACCCCTCATGGGGTTGAGTTGCTTGCTT is from Diospyros lotus cultivar Yz01 chromosome 2, ASM1463336v1, whole genome shotgun sequence and encodes:
- the LOC127795560 gene encoding protein STRICTOSIDINE SYNTHASE-LIKE 11-like — encoded protein: METVLSRKTVLAIMLSILIFLFSSPIGVLSQRYSTFSSIPLPPRASAPVTLAFDVPLVGGALYVGVGDGRILKKPAGPTAQFSVFATTSPRRSNGLCDGTTDPNLGPICGKPFGLRFNYLTRQLYIADAYLGLSVVGQGGGLATSLATGADGVPFRFLTSIDVSQISGMVYLTDASLTFDLRNITDPNFERDSTGRLISYNPRTRESKVLLTGLGRPTGVAVSLDGSFLLIAEYNNRRIQRFWLTGLRANTVETFLNLPGNPVNIRMAGLTDFWVAMRLTNQQPPLVTPLAQRINIFGMVLAQVNFSAQYQNMTVSVVIQQNGALYTGSRRDAVNFVGVYR